The region ATAAATACCAAATATCTTGATGATTTACTAATTTATAAGGCATTAGAGTTCTTTCTTTTGCATTATAAGTTATTTTAATTTTTACCTTATTTAAAATCGCATTAGTTAAGCTCTCATAAACACTACTAATATCATCAATTTCGTTATTTTTAATATTAGTAATTGGTAGTTCTTTTTGAGTAAAAAGATTGTTTAAAAACTCATCGCTAAGCCTTGTTGGAAGCATAGTAATATCAAATATTTTTATAAGTTTTCTAATCTCTTCGTGATTGCTTTTAATATAAGCTTTATCTAAACTATAATCCCCATTTCTTCTAGCAATTATTGGTAATTTTGATAATCTTTCATTAATATCACGCTGAATAGTCTTAGCATTTACTCCAAATTCTTCAGCTAAATCGTGCTTATTTAATATCTCTTCATTATAAAGTCTTACTAATATTTGAGCTATTCTATATGATGGTTTTTGCATTTTCATCCTCGTTATTTCTTAATTGCCCGCACGCTGCACTAATATCAAGCCCTTTGCTTTGTCTAATGGTAGCGTTTTGTCCGTGTGCTTGTAAATAATCTCTAAAAGCAATTACTTTTTCTTCACTTGGGCGTTTATAGATACTGCCTTCGTGTGGGTTAAAATAAATTAAATTTATCTTAGCTTTTATTCCGTGTAGTAATTTTACTAAAGCCTTTGCGTGGCTTAAATCATCATTAATCCCACCTAAACATAAATATTCAAATAACACTCTTTTTCTAGCATCTATTGGGAAATTTCTTACCGCATTTAAAACGCTTTCAATATTATAAGCCTTATTAATAGGCATTAATTCATCTCTTAAAGTATCATTTACAGCGTGAAGCGAAATTGCAAGTAATACACCTAAATTCATCTTGCCTAATTCTTCAATTTGCTTTGCAAGACCGCTTGTTGAGATTGTTTGACGGCGTGGAGATATTGCTAGAGTATCGTTATGAGAAAAGATTTTAATAGCCTTGCTAACTGCTTTTAAATTATCAAGTGGCTCTCCCATACCCATAAAAACTATATTAATACCTTGCTCATAAGGGATTTTTGCGTATTTTTTGATAAATAATACTTGAGCTACTATTTCAGCTGTGCTAAGATTTCTAATAAGCCCACTTTTACCCGTTAAACAAAAGGCGCAACCACTTTTGCAACCTACTTGGCTACTTATACAAATAGTGTATTTTGCACTTTTTTTCACACCATTTTCTATTCTTTCTTTTTTCATAGGTAGCAAAACGCTTTCTATTGTGTGATTATCGTGCAAGGAAAATAAGAATTTAATACTCCCATCAATGCTTGTTTGAGCTATTTTTAAGCTAAGTGGCATAATGTTAAATTCATTTTTTAATTGTTCTCTTAGAGCTTTTGATAAACTTGTAGCTTCGCTAAAATCATTTATATATTTTTGATATACAAATTTTGCTAATTCATTATTTAGATATTTTGGACTAAGGTTATATTCTTCTGGTAAAAAATCTAATAATTCTTTCATAAAAGTCCTTTGTTTTCTAAGTAATTTTCTAGTATTTCATTAGCTTTTGCTATGTTTTTTATATATTCTTCGTGTGCGAATTCATCACAATAATTAGTCGCTACTAAAATTGCACTAGCTGGGATTTTATAATAATTAGCAGTCGCAAAAAAACTAAAACACTCCATATTTTCGCCTAATATCCCGTATTTTTCATTCATTTTCTTAGCGTATTCGTAATTTTTACAAATATAATTAGAAGAATTTAAATTAGAAACTTCATTAGTTTTCATAGGGGTATAAACTAAATCATCTAACATAGCTAATTCAATATTTACAGCACTTTTAAACTCATTTACGCTAAAAAGCTCAATTTCTTTAGTATAAAGCCCCATTGAACCTATGAAAATCAATCTTTTTGGCTGCTTTTTAAGTATTAATTCGCTAAGTTTTATAGAACAATTACTACCTAATCCAATAGGCTCTGCGTAATCATAAATCTCACTTATTCCTGCACTAACTATCATTTATTGCCTTTAATTTTATTTATAATACTTTTTGCATCAAGCCCTAAGCTTTGCATAACTTCATTTGTATTTCCGTGAGTTATAAACTCATCTTCGTATTCATAAGATATTAATTTAATGTCTAAATCATATTCTTTTAAAAAGCTAGAAATTATAGAATTTAATCCGCCTATTTTTGCACTTTCGCTAAAAATATGCCATTCTTTTGAACTCTTAGCAAGATTTAATAAAAACTCTTTATCAAGTGGTTTAGCAAATACTAAATCAATTACATTTGCATTGATTTCTTCACTAACTGCTAAAGCTTTTGCAACGCCTTCTCCAAAACCTAAAAAGCTTATATTAGAATTTACATTTTTAATAAAATGAGTTTTTAAACTTGGCTCATAGCTCTCATCTAAAGCAAAACTTCCCCTTGGATAGCGAATAGCAATTAGCCCAACTTTACTTGTAGCGTATTCAAGCAATAATTTAAAACTTTTAGCATTCGTTGGAGCACAAATTTTAAAATTAGGTATGCAAGATATATATGAAATATCAAAAGCTCCTTGATGAGTTTTGCCATCATTTCCTACAATCCCTGCACGATCAAGTGCAAAAACCATATTAAGATTAAGTATTGCACAATCGTGAATTAAACTATCATAAGCTCTTTGCAAAAAAGTTGAATAAATAGCTACAACAGGCATAAAACCACATTTACTCATAGCGGCCATTGAAGTTACTGCGTGAGCTTCTGCTATTCCTACATCATAAAATCTATTAGGATATTTTGCTATTAATTTATCAATTCCAGTGCCACTTGGCATAGCTGCACTAAGACCTACTATTTTTTCATTTTTACTTGCTAGTTCATCTAAAATATCACTAAAAATTGCCGTTGCACTAGGTTTTTTTGAACTACTTAAACTCTTACCTGTTTTTATATCAAAAGCTCCAACTCCGTGCCAACTACCCTCATCATTTAAAGAATACTCATAACCATAGCCTTTGATTGTTTGAATATGCAATAATACAGGCTTTTTAAGACTTTTTGCTAGATTTAATGCAGTTATTAAATCAGCGATATTATGCCCATCAATTGGGCCAATATATTCAAGCCCTAATTCTTCAAAAAACATTCCAGCAGGAGTGATTAATTTAAATCCATCTTCAAATCTTTTTGCAGTATATCTAGCACCTTCAGGCAAGTATTCAAGCATTGCTTCAACGCCTTTTTTAAATTTTTGATAAATTGGACTTGATAAACTTTTTGATAAAAATCTTGAAACCGCACCAATAGGCTTACTAATACTCATTTTATTATCATTTAAGATAATAATACTTGGATATTTTCTATCTCCTAATTCATTTAAAGCTTCATAAGCTAATCCACAGCCCATCGCCCCATCACCAATAATAGCAATTGGAATTGCATCTTTTTTATTAAGACTAAAAGCCTTTGCAACCCCCGTTGCAAGAGATATTGAAGTAGATGAATGCCCTGCTATAAAAAAATCATACTCGCTCTCATTTGGCTCGGTATAACCACTAATCCCATTAAATTGTCTTAGATTTTCTAAATTCCTATTTGTTAATATTTTATGTGCGTAGCATTGATGAGATACATCAAAAATTAAAGGATTTTCCTTTATATCAAATAAATGATGAAGAACAACGCTTAGTTCAACCACGCCTAAATTAGACGATAAATGACCGCCGTTTTTGCTAACTTGCTCAATGATTGTAGCTCTTATATCACTACATAATTCTATTAATTCTCTAATGTTAAGGTTTTTTATATTGCTAATCTTTTTATTCATTAATATTTCCTATCATCAATCATCTAGTAAATTAATTTTTTCTTGCTCTATAAGTTTTTTTATGGTTTTTACGATATTTTCTTGTGCAAATTCAATATCTTTTACTTTTAAATTTCCTAAATTTAACATATTAATATTAAAATTTTCACACTCATTTTTATCCATAAACGAAGTAAAAAAATTGCAAAACTCATCGGTGCTACCTTTTAACGCTATCATAAGCTCACTATAACTAATATGCTCTAAAATAATTTTCATGTCATTATCACTAAATCTATAAATATCATTAAAGGTGAATAATTTATCCTTAATTTTACTAGCTATAAATTTATCATTTTCTTCTATATAATTTAAAATATCTTTACTTAAACTATCGTCTAAATAATTAATTATTCTAGCGCTATTTTTAATACTACATATGTTTTGTTGATTAAAAGATAATTCTTTGACTTTATTCATTAAAACAAATGATATTCTATCTATAATATCTTGATTAACATTATTCAAACTAGCCATTCTATAAACTACATTATTTCTTAAATTTATATCAAAACGTTCTAATATTTTAGCTACTTTTAATGGTTCTAAATGTGATAATATTAATGCTATAGTTTGTTCATTTTCACTTTCTAATAATTGCACTAGAAAATTTATATTTATATTATTTAAAAACGCAAATTTAGTGCTATTTCCTAATATATTTTCTAAAATCTTACTAGCTGTTTGATTATCAAATAATTTATTTAAAATTTCATTAGCACTATCTAATCCATTATTAAAAACTAATTTTTCATTCATAAATAAATCATAAAAATAAATTAATATTTTTATAGCTTCATCTTTATTAATTTCTTTTATTTTTATTATTTCACTCATTAATTGATTAATTTTTAACTCATCAAATTTTACCATTATTAAACTTGCTGAATTATTGCCTATTAATACAAAAAAAATGGCTAATTTTCTCATAAAATG is a window of Campylobacter sp. MG1 DNA encoding:
- a CDS encoding purine-nucleoside phosphorylase, whose protein sequence is MIVSAGISEIYDYAEPIGLGSNCSIKLSELILKKQPKRLIFIGSMGLYTKEIELFSVNEFKSAVNIELAMLDDLVYTPMKTNEVSNLNSSNYICKNYEYAKKMNEKYGILGENMECFSFFATANYYKIPASAILVATNYCDEFAHEEYIKNIAKANEILENYLENKGLL
- the rlmN gene encoding 23S rRNA (adenine(2503)-C(2))-methyltransferase RlmN, with translation MKELLDFLPEEYNLSPKYLNNELAKFVYQKYINDFSEATSLSKALREQLKNEFNIMPLSLKIAQTSIDGSIKFLFSLHDNHTIESVLLPMKKERIENGVKKSAKYTICISSQVGCKSGCAFCLTGKSGLIRNLSTAEIVAQVLFIKKYAKIPYEQGINIVFMGMGEPLDNLKAVSKAIKIFSHNDTLAISPRRQTISTSGLAKQIEELGKMNLGVLLAISLHAVNDTLRDELMPINKAYNIESVLNAVRNFPIDARKRVLFEYLCLGGINDDLSHAKALVKLLHGIKAKINLIYFNPHEGSIYKRPSEEKVIAFRDYLQAHGQNATIRQSKGLDISAACGQLRNNEDENAKTII
- a CDS encoding FliG C-terminal domain-containing protein, which produces MIYDYFFKNIDNENSNFISKYKLAIFIVFSVFLFILIFLLCDKEYFNKAFNNNFLYYDSNVLSNDKNFDYVKRQIQYKKDYDFFLEQKIINILLPILGDENLFIVKVNTIFDFNQEKRKNDDLKNVYKDSYATIEKINVVITINENIKNNKKLNDDELNKLINLIQNIVGFDNSRGDSVTISTFKFANQNNLIVFLDNYYVIYIFKIFLIILVLFLFYKMFLYYFSKLLDNDSESKNIKNYNNINQNIIDEKIVNQEYDKLIKDINDIIFSDTDKIVNILVNLLNDNIEKNDYHFMRKLAIFFVLIGNNSASLIMVKFDELKINQLMSEIIKIKEINKDEAIKILIYFYDLFMNEKLVFNNGLDSANEILNKLFDNQTASKILENILGNSTKFAFLNNININFLVQLLESENEQTIALILSHLEPLKVAKILERFDINLRNNVVYRMASLNNVNQDIIDRISFVLMNKVKELSFNQQNICSIKNSARIINYLDDSLSKDILNYIEENDKFIASKIKDKLFTFNDIYRFSDNDMKIILEHISYSELMIALKGSTDEFCNFFTSFMDKNECENFNINMLNLGNLKVKDIEFAQENIVKTIKKLIEQEKINLLDD
- the dxs gene encoding 1-deoxy-D-xylulose-5-phosphate synthase; translated protein: MNKKISNIKNLNIRELIELCSDIRATIIEQVSKNGGHLSSNLGVVELSVVLHHLFDIKENPLIFDVSHQCYAHKILTNRNLENLRQFNGISGYTEPNESEYDFFIAGHSSTSISLATGVAKAFSLNKKDAIPIAIIGDGAMGCGLAYEALNELGDRKYPSIIILNDNKMSISKPIGAVSRFLSKSLSSPIYQKFKKGVEAMLEYLPEGARYTAKRFEDGFKLITPAGMFFEELGLEYIGPIDGHNIADLITALNLAKSLKKPVLLHIQTIKGYGYEYSLNDEGSWHGVGAFDIKTGKSLSSSKKPSATAIFSDILDELASKNEKIVGLSAAMPSGTGIDKLIAKYPNRFYDVGIAEAHAVTSMAAMSKCGFMPVVAIYSTFLQRAYDSLIHDCAILNLNMVFALDRAGIVGNDGKTHQGAFDISYISCIPNFKICAPTNAKSFKLLLEYATSKVGLIAIRYPRGSFALDESYEPSLKTHFIKNVNSNISFLGFGEGVAKALAVSEEINANVIDLVFAKPLDKEFLLNLAKSSKEWHIFSESAKIGGLNSIISSFLKEYDLDIKLISYEYEDEFITHGNTNEVMQSLGLDAKSIINKIKGNK
- a CDS encoding helix-turn-helix transcriptional regulator; the protein is MQKPSYRIAQILVRLYNEEILNKHDLAEEFGVNAKTIQRDINERLSKLPIIARRNGDYSLDKAYIKSNHEEIRKLIKIFDITMLPTRLSDEFLNNLFTQKELPITNIKNNEIDDISSVYESLTNAILNKVKIKITYNAKERTLMPYKLVNHQDIWYLLACEEAELKSFTLYKIKNLLITQEEFIPNESTQELINNNSSSFISNNITNVILELDCVAKEYFLKRAILKNQRIISSHLDKIIIETETSYEDEIIRLVFKWIPHIKILEPKSLANECKARIKEYLKNI